A DNA window from Sphingopyxis macrogoltabida contains the following coding sequences:
- a CDS encoding MerC domain-containing protein yields the protein MCFPAARPRLADLTGILLSLTCLIHCLALPLIILLAPALSRWIALPEGVHAAILLLAVPAALVAMHDGWKRHRHIGPGLAAAMGLGLLAAGLAAHEGWIAAADPAAGDRLLTSLGALGLAGAHLANWRLRHRGARLAA from the coding sequence ATGTGCTTCCCCGCCGCGCGCCCGCGTCTTGCCGACCTGACGGGAATCCTCCTGTCGCTGACCTGCCTGATCCACTGTCTCGCGCTGCCGCTGATCATCCTGCTGGCCCCGGCGCTCAGCCGCTGGATCGCGCTGCCCGAAGGGGTGCATGCCGCGATATTGCTGCTCGCCGTCCCCGCGGCGCTGGTCGCGATGCACGACGGCTGGAAACGGCACCGGCACATCGGCCCGGGCCTCGCGGCCGCGATGGGGCTCGGCCTGCTTGCGGCCGGGCTCGCGGCGCACGAGGGATGGATCGCGGCCGCCGATCCTGCGGCGGGCGACCGGCTGCTCACCTCACTCGGCGCGCTCGGCTTGGCTGGTGCGCATCTCGCCAACTGGCGGCTGCGCCATCGCGGCGCTAGGCTTGCGGCATGA
- a CDS encoding NAD(P)-dependent oxidoreductase, whose product MAADRMLRFVEREQSYPDKRSAEDRAQDFREIAERYAAPDADAQAARCSQCGVPYCSVHCPLHNHIPDWLRLTAEGRLREAYELSNATSTMPEICGRICPQDRLCEGNCVIEFSGHGAVTIGSVEKYITDTAWAEGWVEPLHVRAATGQSVGIIGAGPAGLTAAEYLRAEGHEVHVYDRHDRAGGLLTYGIPGFKLEKDVVMRRIERLEQGGIHFHLGFDVGSEATLDALRQKHDAILVATGVYKAREINVAGNGADGVIAALDYLIASNRKGFGDAVPAFDDGSLDAKGKHVVVIGGGDTAMDCVRTAVRQGAKSVKCLYRRDRENMPGSQREVSNAEEEGVEFVWLSAPESFTADKKVKEVAVAGMRLGAPDASGRRSPEVDPGRKFDLPADMVIKALGFDPEELPHLFGAPDLSVTRWGTLRVDHQTMMTSLPGVFAAGDIVRGASLVVWGIRDGRDVSEQMSKWLKAKAKSEKKAA is encoded by the coding sequence ATGGCTGCCGATCGCATGCTCCGGTTTGTGGAGCGTGAACAATCCTATCCGGACAAGCGCTCCGCCGAAGACCGCGCGCAAGACTTTCGCGAGATCGCCGAACGCTACGCCGCGCCCGACGCCGACGCGCAGGCGGCGCGCTGTTCGCAGTGCGGCGTGCCCTATTGCTCGGTCCACTGCCCGCTGCACAACCATATCCCCGACTGGCTGCGCCTGACCGCGGAAGGCCGGCTGCGCGAAGCCTATGAACTCAGCAACGCGACCTCGACGATGCCCGAGATCTGCGGCCGCATCTGCCCGCAGGACCGGCTTTGCGAAGGCAATTGCGTCATCGAATTCTCGGGCCATGGCGCGGTGACGATCGGCAGCGTCGAGAAATATATCACCGACACCGCCTGGGCCGAAGGCTGGGTCGAGCCGCTGCATGTCCGCGCCGCGACCGGCCAGTCGGTCGGGATCATCGGCGCCGGCCCCGCCGGGCTGACCGCCGCCGAATATCTGCGCGCCGAAGGGCACGAGGTGCATGTCTATGACCGGCACGACCGCGCCGGCGGGCTGCTGACCTATGGCATCCCCGGCTTCAAGCTGGAGAAGGACGTGGTGATGCGCCGCATCGAGCGGCTCGAACAGGGCGGCATCCACTTCCACCTCGGCTTCGACGTCGGCAGCGAAGCGACGCTCGACGCGCTGCGCCAGAAGCATGACGCGATCCTCGTCGCGACCGGCGTTTACAAAGCCCGCGAGATCAATGTCGCGGGCAATGGCGCCGACGGCGTGATCGCCGCGCTCGACTATCTTATTGCTTCGAACCGCAAGGGCTTCGGCGATGCGGTGCCGGCGTTCGACGACGGCAGCCTCGATGCCAAGGGCAAGCATGTCGTCGTCATCGGCGGCGGCGACACCGCGATGGATTGCGTCCGCACCGCCGTCCGCCAGGGCGCCAAGTCGGTCAAATGCCTTTATCGCCGCGACCGCGAGAATATGCCGGGATCGCAGCGCGAAGTGTCGAACGCCGAGGAGGAGGGCGTCGAGTTCGTCTGGCTCTCCGCCCCCGAAAGCTTCACCGCCGACAAGAAGGTCAAGGAAGTCGCGGTCGCGGGGATGCGCCTCGGCGCGCCCGATGCGAGCGGCCGCCGCAGCCCCGAGGTCGACCCCGGCCGCAAGTTCGACCTGCCCGCCGACATGGTGATCAAGGCGCTGGGCTTCGATCCCGAGGAACTACCACACCTGTTCGGTGCGCCCGACCTCAGCGTCACCCGCTGGGGCACGCTGCGCGTCGATCACCAGACGATGATGACCAGCCTGCCCGGCGTTTTCGCCGCCGGCGACATCGTGCGCGGCGCCAGCCTGGTCGTCTGGGGCATCCGCGACGGCCGC
- a CDS encoding VOC family protein: MTDAPPHHIAAILPCSDLDASTAFYEQLGLSVVGDHGSYRLLADGKGWQLHLTNEAPEGWLIPGQNPFGLYLYTDRVAELAERMRDIILEREKAPTHKPWGMYEFVLSDPDQTLIRVGWPSRLVSPPK, encoded by the coding sequence ATGACCGACGCGCCGCCCCACCATATCGCCGCGATCCTGCCGTGCAGCGATCTCGATGCGAGCACCGCCTTTTACGAACAGCTCGGCCTGTCGGTCGTCGGCGACCACGGCAGCTACCGGCTGCTCGCAGACGGCAAGGGCTGGCAGTTGCACCTGACGAACGAGGCGCCCGAGGGCTGGTTGATTCCCGGACAGAATCCGTTCGGGCTCTATCTCTATACCGACCGCGTCGCGGAGCTTGCCGAGCGGATGCGCGATATCATCCTCGAACGCGAGAAGGCGCCGACGCACAAGCCGTGGGGCATGTACGAATTCGTCCTCTCCGATCCCGACCAGACGCTGATCCGGGTCGGCTGGCCGAGCCGGCTGGTCAGCCCGCCGAAATAG
- the thrS gene encoding threonine--tRNA ligase: MSQMIRVTLPDGSAREVVRGTTPAQIAADIGPGLAKAALAAKIDGELRDIMRPLEEDTNLALVTSRDEADALELVRHDYAHVLAEAVQNLFPGTQITFGPSTGDGFYYDFAPTADHGAFRDDELPLIEEEMRRIIAADLPLTREVWERDKLIAKWQAEGETFKAEWASELPQGEELTVYRSGDGWMDMCRGPHLASTGKLDPAAFKLTRVSGAYWRGDQKNAQLSRIYGTGWLNKKQLAEHLVRLEEAAKRDHRKIGREMDLFHLQEEAHGSLFWHPKGYRIYRELEAFMRRAIDGGGYVEVKTPQVMDARQWEQSGHWGKYRENMFVIPDEIPNTEDDGPIISDDAEWMALKPMNCPAHVLIFRQGIKSYRDLPLRMAEMGCCHRNEPHGALHGILRVRQFTQDDGHIFCREDQIVEEVRTFCELLDRVYRDLGFEKYAVKLALRPEKRFGTEEMWDKAEAELREAVARAGMANEDYGWEELPGEGAFYAPKLEFHLTDAIGRTWQCGTIQSDRVMPERLDASYVGEDGERHRPVMLHRAILGTYERFIGILIEHFAGRFPTWLAPVQAVVATIVSDADDYAKGAAEQLAAAGIRVETDLRNEKINYKVREHSLQKVPYLLVVGKREAEEGTVAIRTLGQDGQRIMPLAEAIALLKGEATPPDLRH; encoded by the coding sequence ATGTCCCAGATGATCCGTGTCACCCTTCCCGATGGCTCTGCCCGAGAAGTCGTGCGCGGGACTACTCCGGCGCAGATTGCGGCGGACATCGGCCCCGGCCTCGCGAAGGCCGCGCTCGCCGCAAAGATCGACGGCGAACTGCGCGACATCATGCGTCCGCTGGAGGAGGATACCAACCTTGCGCTGGTGACGAGCCGCGACGAGGCCGACGCGCTCGAACTCGTGCGCCACGACTATGCGCATGTGCTGGCGGAGGCGGTGCAAAACCTGTTTCCGGGCACGCAGATCACCTTCGGCCCCTCGACGGGCGACGGCTTCTATTACGACTTCGCACCGACCGCCGACCATGGCGCCTTCCGCGACGACGAACTGCCGCTGATCGAAGAGGAGATGCGCCGCATCATCGCTGCCGACCTTCCTTTGACAAGGGAAGTGTGGGAGCGCGACAAGCTGATCGCCAAGTGGCAGGCCGAGGGCGAGACCTTCAAGGCCGAATGGGCCTCCGAACTGCCGCAGGGCGAGGAGCTCACCGTCTATCGCAGCGGCGACGGCTGGATGGACATGTGCCGCGGGCCACATCTGGCCTCGACCGGCAAGCTCGACCCCGCGGCGTTCAAGCTGACGCGCGTGTCGGGCGCCTATTGGCGCGGCGATCAGAAAAATGCCCAGCTCAGCCGTATCTATGGCACCGGTTGGCTCAACAAAAAGCAGCTCGCCGAGCATCTCGTCCGGCTCGAAGAGGCCGCGAAGCGCGACCATCGCAAGATCGGCCGCGAGATGGACCTCTTCCACCTGCAGGAAGAGGCGCACGGCAGCCTCTTCTGGCACCCGAAGGGCTATCGCATCTATCGCGAGCTCGAGGCGTTCATGCGCCGCGCGATCGACGGCGGCGGCTATGTCGAGGTCAAGACCCCGCAGGTGATGGACGCGCGCCAGTGGGAGCAGTCGGGTCACTGGGGCAAATATCGCGAGAATATGTTCGTCATCCCCGACGAAATCCCGAACACGGAGGATGACGGTCCGATCATCTCCGACGACGCCGAGTGGATGGCGCTGAAGCCGATGAATTGCCCGGCGCACGTCCTGATCTTCCGTCAGGGGATCAAGTCGTACCGCGACCTGCCGCTGCGCATGGCGGAAATGGGCTGCTGCCACCGCAACGAGCCGCATGGCGCGCTGCACGGCATCCTGCGCGTCCGTCAGTTCACGCAGGACGACGGCCATATCTTTTGCCGTGAGGACCAGATCGTCGAGGAGGTGCGGACCTTTTGCGAACTGCTCGACCGCGTTTACCGCGATCTCGGCTTCGAGAAATATGCGGTGAAGCTGGCGCTGCGGCCCGAAAAGCGCTTCGGCACCGAAGAGATGTGGGACAAGGCCGAGGCCGAACTTCGCGAAGCCGTCGCGCGCGCCGGGATGGCAAACGAGGATTATGGTTGGGAGGAATTGCCGGGCGAGGGCGCCTTCTATGCGCCGAAGCTCGAATTTCACCTGACCGACGCGATCGGCCGCACCTGGCAGTGCGGGACGATCCAGTCCGACCGCGTGATGCCCGAACGCCTCGATGCCTCTTATGTCGGCGAAGACGGCGAACGCCATCGCCCGGTGATGCTCCACCGCGCAATCCTCGGCACTTACGAGCGCTTCATCGGCATCCTGATCGAGCATTTCGCCGGCCGCTTCCCGACCTGGCTCGCGCCGGTGCAGGCGGTGGTCGCGACGATCGTCAGCGATGCCGACGATTATGCGAAGGGCGCCGCCGAACAGCTCGCCGCCGCCGGCATCCGCGTCGAGACCGACCTGCGCAACGAGAAGATCAATTACAAGGTGCGCGAGCACAGCCTGCAAAAGGTTCCGTACCTGCTCGTCGTCGGCAAGCGCGAGGCCGAGGAGGGGACGGTTGCGATCCGCACTCTCGGCCAGGACGGCCAGCGGATCATGCCGCTCGCCGAAGCGATCGCGCTGCTGAAGGGCGAAGCGACCCCGCCCGACCTCAGGCATTGA
- a CDS encoding metallophosphoesterase has product MTKSRRRWRRWVALLALLGAALLAKGYWNATRDPVIRTATVGVAGWPAGQPPLRLLLLSDIHVAGPDMPPERLERIVGELNRLKPDLVLIAGDLVSEKRTATHIYTAGQVVAPLAGLRAPLGVVVAPGNHDHWFKPDALRGEMEKLGLRVLQNEAIRRGPLIVGGVDDDFSGHDDIAATFAAMDRLGPGVPLLLTHSPDIVPDLPRPVAAVFAGHTHCGQIRFPVVGAISYVSRYGDRFACGDMVDGKQRVFVGAGLGTSIVPLRYLTPPDIWLVTVGPSGKE; this is encoded by the coding sequence ATGACAAAGTCGCGCCGGCGGTGGCGGCGCTGGGTCGCGCTGCTGGCGCTGCTCGGCGCGGCGCTGCTCGCCAAAGGCTATTGGAACGCGACGCGCGATCCGGTCATACGGACCGCCACCGTCGGGGTCGCCGGCTGGCCGGCTGGGCAACCTCCGCTGCGGCTGCTCCTGCTATCCGATATTCACGTCGCGGGGCCCGACATGCCGCCCGAACGGCTGGAACGGATCGTCGGCGAGCTCAACCGGCTGAAGCCCGACCTCGTGCTGATCGCGGGCGATCTCGTCAGTGAAAAGCGTACCGCGACCCATATCTATACGGCGGGCCAGGTCGTCGCGCCGCTCGCAGGCCTGCGCGCGCCGCTCGGCGTCGTCGTCGCGCCGGGCAATCACGATCATTGGTTCAAGCCCGACGCGCTGCGCGGCGAGATGGAGAAGCTTGGGCTTCGCGTGCTTCAGAACGAAGCGATCAGGCGCGGCCCGCTGATCGTCGGCGGGGTCGACGACGATTTTTCGGGGCACGACGATATTGCCGCAACCTTTGCCGCGATGGACCGGCTCGGGCCGGGCGTGCCACTGCTGCTGACCCACAGCCCCGACATCGTTCCCGACTTGCCGCGGCCGGTCGCCGCCGTCTTCGCCGGGCATACCCATTGCGGCCAGATTCGCTTTCCTGTCGTCGGTGCGATCAGCTATGTCTCGCGCTACGGCGACCGCTTCGCCTGCGGCGACATGGTCGACGGAAAACAGCGCGTCTTCGTCGGCGCGGGGCTGGGAACGAGTATCGTCCCGCTTCGTTATCTGACGCCGCCCGATATATGGCTCGTCACCGTGGGTCCGAGCGGAAAGGAATGA
- a CDS encoding helix-turn-helix domain-containing protein has translation MSALPQIAEIARHRARERLPRHRHARAYVALVLGGGYEEAGDQGRVAAAAGTVVIHGDWTAHRDLFGIGGARVLNLPMAPDMVPGAGHIDDPDAAARFAERDAAAAADYVRDHFRPGAALQRDWPDLLAAALADDPDIALADWADGVGLDPASVSRGFMRAYGVTPKRFRLEARTRRALLALAGWRGSLAALAADQGFADQAHLARSVAAMTGMPPVRFRAKSVQA, from the coding sequence ATGAGCGCTTTGCCCCAAATCGCCGAAATCGCCCGGCATAGGGCGCGGGAACGCCTGCCGCGCCATCGCCACGCGCGTGCTTATGTCGCGCTGGTGCTGGGCGGCGGCTATGAGGAAGCCGGCGATCAGGGGCGGGTTGCCGCCGCTGCGGGAACGGTGGTCATCCATGGTGACTGGACCGCGCATCGCGACCTGTTCGGCATTGGCGGGGCGCGGGTGCTCAACCTGCCGATGGCCCCCGATATGGTCCCGGGCGCCGGGCATATCGACGATCCCGACGCTGCAGCGCGCTTTGCCGAACGCGACGCTGCCGCGGCCGCCGATTATGTGCGCGATCATTTTCGGCCCGGTGCCGCCCTGCAACGCGACTGGCCCGACCTGCTCGCCGCAGCGCTCGCGGACGATCCCGATATCGCGCTTGCGGACTGGGCGGACGGGGTGGGGCTCGACCCGGCGTCGGTCAGCCGCGGTTTCATGCGCGCCTATGGCGTCACGCCGAAGCGCTTCCGGCTCGAGGCGCGGACCCGGCGCGCGTTGCTGGCGCTTGCCGGTTGGCGCGGCAGTCTCGCCGCGCTCGCCGCCGACCAGGGCTTCGCCGATCAGGCGCATCTCGCGCGGTCGGTGGCCGCGATGACCGGCATGCCGCCGGTTCGGTTCCGGGCAAAGTCCGTTCAAGCCTAG
- a CDS encoding undecaprenyl-diphosphate phosphatase: MSIWLTAIILGIVEGLTEFLPVSSTGHLILATELLGYDASRWAIFNIAIQPGAILAIVVLYRKLFWDMFTGFFRRDPVAIAFVRNLLLAFFPAVILGLAFGDYIELLLENAVVVAWALIIGGFAILLVERFAKTKDVGGVANMSTRQSILVGLVQCIAMIPGVSRSGATILGAMSFGVDRKTAAEFSFFLALPTLSGATALQLFKHRDAITSNDLGLIGLGAFVSFIVAWVVIKAFLAVVTRYGFAPFAWYRIIVGAAALVWLTMR, encoded by the coding sequence ATGAGCATCTGGCTGACCGCGATCATCCTCGGCATCGTCGAGGGGCTGACCGAATTCCTTCCCGTCTCGTCGACGGGCCATCTGATCCTCGCGACCGAATTGCTCGGCTATGACGCGTCGCGCTGGGCGATCTTCAACATCGCGATCCAGCCGGGCGCGATCCTGGCGATCGTCGTGCTCTACCGGAAGCTGTTCTGGGACATGTTCACCGGCTTTTTTCGCCGCGATCCCGTCGCCATCGCCTTTGTCCGCAACCTCCTCCTCGCCTTTTTCCCGGCCGTCATCCTCGGGCTGGCTTTCGGCGACTATATCGAACTGCTGCTTGAAAACGCCGTGGTCGTCGCCTGGGCGCTGATCATCGGCGGTTTCGCGATCCTGCTCGTCGAACGCTTTGCCAAGACGAAGGATGTCGGCGGGGTCGCGAACATGTCTACCCGTCAGTCGATTCTGGTCGGCCTTGTCCAGTGCATCGCGATGATCCCGGGGGTCAGCCGGTCGGGCGCAACGATCCTCGGCGCCATGTCGTTCGGGGTGGACCGCAAGACTGCCGCCGAGTTCAGCTTTTTCCTTGCGCTGCCGACGCTGAGCGGTGCGACGGCGTTGCAGCTTTTCAAGCACCGCGATGCGATCACCTCGAACGATCTCGGGCTGATCGGGCTCGGCGCCTTCGTCTCGTTCATCGTCGCGTGGGTGGTGATCAAGGCCTTCCTCGCGGTGGTCACCCGTTATGGCTTCGCTCCCTTCGCCTGGTACCGAATCATCGTTGGCGCCGCCGCGCTGGTGTGGCTCACCATGAGATAG